The following coding sequences are from one Nicotiana tabacum cultivar K326 chromosome 1, ASM71507v2, whole genome shotgun sequence window:
- the LOC107794156 gene encoding uncharacterized protein At4g26450 produces the protein MHARHRSPVAGYKSSSMGMGGVATASRVSPEETVRGRGLHNLEYRNYNRGGFGRGQSKQFGFQQPSHGNDLFMEAGRLAAEYLVSKGLLPPNALSGKLPNGNLKSPVGNFQGFKRQDVDEGRTSALSRFESGVGDRRMYPDEHNSVGSRNYMRARRRNESFRNYISEFNQELQRSGSSVRARAYTDMNGQDVAFPRDRDEQQVAKDSNEMLPSSLLPGKTNPDIESTEESTGGDSKPASGDSGKETSPINTGNDIPSEVQPEPNEKPDDIEMSEKEADPVNLSNSTEGLEKTAGNEDLEVKLFSEEHNQTSMTANDLLSLCRFGNVPTRTRSSLANRDLKVCHDSVTVDENAHEGGLPKETEVHSQDISVDAKSLNSEKLKAPSMEEESCLTYAIKQLNETSSLSFRESTLMKEEEKLEGLTEIESCSSITTGRGEKRELDDDDNCKEGTKRPRELASLKSTFSDDFLYRSNSVEEQLTSQEPRTSQGEPVMFLSEEKRLVDISMIPEGDVRLGSDFTEKQLLPASFKTFDLNLMETSDVNEHHDANPVHIFPVIAEGVKQEASVDMHLTMGSNSNTSKYAKSGFDGRDVEVIDLDNDSEQEEKAFSNQERRSEVVFTETDDFSNNAHSTNNIPNAQDGYGLMISELLGNDIANCSSLPEDMNSLHNDMGLHNGEGMLGDDDSIYMSLGEIPISFLTGWEQPTQEFGKPF, from the exons ATGCATGCCAGGCATCGGAGTCCGGTAGCTGGGTATAAGTCTAGTTCAATGGGGATGGGTGGAGTGGCTACTGCCTCGCGGGTTTCACCCGAGGAAACAGTGAGAGGTCGTGGATTGCACAACTTGGAGTACAGAAACTATAATCGAGGTGGATTTGGGCGTGGTCAATCGAAGCAGTTTGGGTTTCAGCAGCCTTCGCATGGAAATGACCTTTTCATGGAAGCTGGACGGTTAGCAGCCGAGTACCTGGTTTCCAAAGGGCTGCTGCCACCGAACGCTCTTTCAGGGAAATTGCCAAATGGTAACTTAAAGAGCCCGGTTGGGAATTTTCAGGGGTTTAAGCGACAAGATGTTGATGAAGGTCGGACATCAGCTCTTTCACGTTTCGAGAGTGGTGTAGGCGATAGGAGAATGTATCCTGATGAACATAACTCGGTGGGTTCAAGAAATTATATGAGAGCAAGGAGAAGAAATGAATCCTTTAGAAATTACATCTCTGAGTTCAACCAAGAATTGCAAAGAAGTGGATCGTCCGTTAGAGCCAGGGCCTACACTGATATGAATGGTCAAGATGTCGCTTTCCCACGTGATAGAGATGAACAGCAAGTGGCTAAAGATAGTAATGAGATGTTACCTAGTTCCCTTCTTCCAGGTAAAACAAATCCAGATATAGAGAGTACAGAGGAGTCAACGGGTGGTGATTCAAAACCTGCCTCGGGAGATTCTGGTAAAGAGACAAGTCCCATCAACACTGGAAATGATATCCCATCAGAGGTTCAACCTGAACCAAACGAGAAACCTGATGACATTGAAATGTCCGAGAAAGAAGCTGATCCGGTTAATCTTTCCAACAGTACTGAGGGTTTGGAGAAAACAGCTGGCAACGAGGATCTAGAAGTAAAGTTGTTCAGCGAAGAACATAACCAGACGAGCATGACTGCTAATGATTTACTTAGCTTATGCAGGTTTGGAAACGTTCCCACAAGAACACGTTCTTCGTTGGCAAACAGAGATTTGAAGGTTTGTCATGATTCTGTTACTGTAGATGAGAATGCTCATGAGGGCGGGCTCCCTAAGGAAACTGAAGTGCATTCCCAAGACATCTCTGTGGATGCGAAAAGCCTCAATTCTGAGAAATTGAAAGCGCCATCCATGGAGGAAGAATCATGTCTTACTTATGCCATTAAGCAGTTAAATGAGACAAGTTCCTTATCCTTTCGTGAAAGTACGTTAATGAAGGAGGAAGAGAAATTAGAGGGGCTAACTGAGATTGAAAGTTGCAGTTCTATAACCACGGGAAGAGGTGAGAAAAGAGAGTTGGATGACGATGACAATTGTAAGGAGGGAACTAAGAGACCTAGAGAATTGGCTTCATTAAAAAGTACTTTCTCAGATGACTTTCTCTACCGTTCTAATTCAGTGGAAGAACAGCTGACTTCACAGGAACCAAGGACATCACAGGGAGAGCCAGTAATGTTTCTGTCTGAGGAGAAGAGATTGGTAGACATCTCTATGATACCTGAGGGTGATGTGAGGCTAGGCAGTGACTTCACGGAAAAGCAACTTTTACCGGCTTCCTTCAAGACTTTTGATCTCAATCTTATGGAAACTTCTGATGTGAATGAACATCATGATGCCAATCCTGTTCATATCTTCCCTGTGATTGCTGAAGGTGTAAAACAAGAAGCATCGGTTGATATGCATCTGACCATGGGTAGTAACTCTAATACAAGTAAATATGCTAAATCTGGCTTTGATGGGAGAGATGTTGAGGTGATTGATTTGGACAATGATTCTGAACAAGAAGAGAAGGCTTTCAGTAACCAAGAGAGAAG GTCTGAAGTTGTATTCACTGAAACAGATGATTTTTCTAATAATGCACATAGTACCAACAATATACCCAATGCTCAGGACGGTTATGGACTTATGATTTCGGAATTACTTGGGAATGATATAGCAAACTGTTCTTCTCTACCAGAAGATATGAATTCTCTGCACAATGATATGGGCCTCCATAATGGAGAG GGCATGCTTGGTGACGATGATTCAATATATATGTCCTTGGGAGAAATTCCGATAA GTTTTCTGACAGGCTGGGAGCAGCCGACACAAGAATTCGGGAAGCCATTTTAA